In one Suricata suricatta isolate VVHF042 chromosome 9, meerkat_22Aug2017_6uvM2_HiC, whole genome shotgun sequence genomic region, the following are encoded:
- the CARMIL3 gene encoding capping protein, Arp2/3 and myosin-I linker protein 3 isoform X2, which yields MAKPSAELTRELQDSIRRCLSQGAVLQQHRVKLETKPKKFEDRVLALTSWRLHLFPLKVPAKVESSFNVLEIRAFNTLSQNQILVETERGLVSMRLPSAESVDQVTRHVSSALSKVCPGPGCLIRRGNADTPEGPRDTSPNSETSTSTTHSVCGGFSETYAALCDYNGLHCREEVQWDVDTIYHAEDNREFNLLDFSHLESRDLALMVAALAYNQWFTKLYCKDLRLGSEVLEQVLHTLSKSGSLEELVLDNAGLKTDFVQKLAGVFGENGSCVLHALTLSHNPIEDKGFLSLSQQLLCFPTGLTKLCLAKTAISPRGLQALGQTFGTNPAFASSLRYLDLSKNPGLLATDEANALYSFLAQPNALVHLDLAGTDCAIDLLLGALLHGCCSHLTYLNLARNSCSHRKGREAPPAFKQFFSSAYTLSHVNLSATRLPLEALRALLQGLSLNSHLSDLHLDLSSCELRSAGAQALQEQLGAVTCVGSLDLSDNGFDSDLLTLVPALGKNKSLKHLFLGKNFNVKAKTLEEILHKLVQLIQEEDCSLQSLSVADSRLKLRTSILINALGSNTCLAKVDLSGNGMEDIGAKMLSKALQINSSLRTILWDRNNTSALGFLDIARALESNHTLRFMSFPVSDISQAYRSAPERTEDVWQKIQWCLVRNNHSQTCPQEQAFRLQQGLVTSSAEQMLQRLCGRVQEEVRALRLCPLEPVQDELLYARDLIKDAKNSRALFPSLYELGHVLANDGPVRQRLESVASEVSKAVDKELQVILESMVSLTQELCPVAMRVAEGHNKMLSNVAERVTVPRNFIRGALLEQAGQDIQNKLDEVKLSVVTYLTNSIVDEILQELYHSHKSLARHLAQLKTLSDPPSGPGQGQDLSSRGRGRNHDHEETTDDELGTNIDTMAIKKQKRCRKIRPVSAFISGSPQDMESQLGNLGIPPGWFSGFGSSQPAGSGSWEGLSELPTHGYKLRHQTQGRPRPPRTTPPGPGRPSVPVTGTRQENGMATRLDEGLEDFFSRRVMDESSSYPRTLRTLRPGLSEPPLPPLQKKRRRGLFHFRRPRSFKGDRGPGSPTTGLLLPPPPPPPPTQESPPSPDLPSLGNNSSPCWSPEEESGPLPGFGGSRGPSFRRKMGTGSDLEGSVQAWQKRRSSDDAGPGAWKPPPPPQSTKPSFSAMRRAEATWHIAEESAPNHSCQSPSPASLDGEEEKEGGQFPERTVPVPARNAKLQDPPLAPRPPKPVAVPRGRRPPQEPGGREEAEAGGAVPGMNKPRLRLGSQQDQEEPEVQGPPDPGRRTAPLKPKRTRRAQSCDKLEPDRRQPPDPTAGTSEPGTD from the exons ATGGCCAAGCCCAGCGCGGAGCTCACCCGCGAGCTGCAAG ACAGCATCAGAAGGTGCCTAAGCCAAGGGGCTGTGCTCCAACAACATCGGGTGAAGCTAGAAACGAAGCCCAAGAAGTTTGAAGATCGAGTTCTG GCCCTGACTTCCTGGcgcctccacctcttcccccttaAAGTCCCAGCCAAG gtGGAGAGCTCCTTCAATGTCCTAGAAATCCGCGCCTTCAATACACTCAGTCAGAACCAG ATCCTAGTGGAGACAGAGCGTGGCCTGGTGAGCATGAGGCTGCCATCGGCTGAGAGCGTGGACCAGGTGACACGACATGTGAGCTCTGCCCTCTCCAAGGTCTGCCCTGGCCCTGG GTGTCTAATCCGTCGTGGAAATGCTGACACCCCAGAAGGGCCCCGAGACACGTCCCCCAACTCTGAGACTTCCACATCGACCACTCACAGTGTCTGTG GTGGCTTCTCTGAGACCTATGCTGCCTTGTGTGACTACAATGGGCTGCACTGCCGTGAGGAGGTGCAATGG GATGTGGACACCATCTATCATGCCGAGGATAACCGGGAGTTCAATCTTTTGGATTTCAGCCACTTGGAAAGCCG AGACTTGGCCCTAATGGTGGCAGCCCTGGCCTACAACCAGTGGTTCACCAAACTCTACTGCAAGGACCTGCGGCTG GGCTCTGAAGTGCTAGAACAGGTGCTACATACCCTGAGCAAGTCCGGGAGCCTTGAAGAGCTGGTGCTGGACAACGCTGGGCTTAAGAC GGACTTTGTCCAGAAGCTGGCCGGGGTGTTTGGGGAGAACGGGAGCTGTGTGCTGCATGCCCTCACTCTGTCCCACAACCCCATCGAGGACAAGG GCTTCCTCAGTCTGAGTCAGCAGCTCCTCTGCTTCCCCACTGGCCTCACCAAACTGTGCCTGGCCAAGACTGCTATTTCCCCTCGAG GGCTCCAGGCACTGGGCCAGACGTTCGGGACCAACCCAGCCTTTGCCAGCTCCCTTCGATACCTGGACCTGAGCAAGAACCCTGGGCTGCTTGCCACAGATGAGGCCAAT GCTCTCTACAGTTTCCTGGCCCAGCCCAATGCTCTGGTGCACCTGGACCTGGCAGGGACTGACTGCGCCATTGACTTG CTTCTGGGAGCCCTGCTCCACGGCTGCTGCTCCCACTTAACCTACCTCAACCTGGCACGCAACAGCTGCTCCCACAG GAAGGGCCGAGAGGCCCCGCCCGCCTTCAAGCAGTTCTTCAGCAGCGCCTACACCCTGAGCCACGTCAACCTGTCAGCCACGAGGCTGCCCCTGGAGGCCCTCAG GGCACTGCTCCAGGGCCTCTCCCTCAACAGTCACCTCAGTGATCTGCACCTGGACCTCAGCAGCTGTGAG CTCCGTTCAGCAGGAGCCCAGGCTTTGCAGGAGCAGCTGGGGGCTGTCACCTGTGTGGGCAGCCTGGATCTATCAGACAATG GGTTTGACTCGGACCTCCTGACACTGGTGCCCGCACTTGGCAAAAACAAGTCCCTCAAGCACCTGTTCCTGGGCAAGAACTTCAATGTCAAGGCCAA GACCCTGGAGGAGATCCTTCACAAGCTGGTGCAATTGATCCAAGAAGAGGACTGT TCCCTGCAGTCGCTGTCAGTGGCAGACTCAAGGCTGAAGCTCCGCACCAGCATCCTCATCAATGCCTTGGGCAGCAACACCTGCCTGGCTAAGGTGGATCTGAGCGGCAATGGCATGGAGGACATCGGGGCCAAGATGCTGTCTAAGGCCCTGCAAATAAACTCCTCCCTCAG AACCATCCTATGGGATCGGAACAACACGTCTGCCCTGGGCTTTCTGGACATTGCGAGGGCCCTGGAGAG CAACCACACACTGCGCTTCATGTCCTTCCCCGTGAGTGACATCTCCCAAGCCTACCGCAGCGCCCCAGAGCGCACTGAGGATGTCTGGCAGAAG ATCCAGTGGTGCTTGGTGAGGAACAACCACTCTCAGACGTGCCCCCAGGAGCAGGCCTTCAGGCTGCAGCAGGGCCTGGTGACCAGCAGCGCCGAGCAA ATGCTGCAGCGGCTGTGTGGCCGAGTACAGGAGGAGGTTCGGGCCCTGAGGCTGTGCCCCCTGGAGCCTGTGCAGGATGAGCTACTTTATGCTCGGGACCTCATCAAGGATGCCAAAAACTCACGGGCG CTGTTTCCCAGCCTCTATGAGCTGGGCCATGTACTGGCCAACGACGGGCCTGTCCGACAGAGGCTGGAGTCAGTTGCCAGTGAGGTGTCCAAGGCTGTGGACAAGGAACTGCAG GTGATCCTGGAGTCGATGGTCAGCCTTACGCAGGAGTTGTGTCCCGTGGCCATGCGAGTGGCTGAGGGGCACAACAAGATGCTAAGCAACGTGGCTGAGCGCGTCACTGTGCCCCGGAACTTCATCCGCGGGGCGCTGCTGGAGCAGGCAGGACAGGACATTCAGAACAAGCTGGA TGAAGTAAAGCTCTCAGTCGTCACCTACTTGACCAACTCCATAGTGGATGAGATCCTGCAGGAGCTATACCATTCCCACAAAAGCCTG GCCCGGCACCTGGCCCAGCTAAAGACACTGTCAGATCCACCATCAGGGCCAGGCCAAGGGCAGGATCTGTCCTCCCGGGGCCGAGGCCGGAACCATGACCATGAGGAGACCACAGATGATGAACTTGGGACCAACATT GACACCATGGCCATCAAAAAGCAGAAACGCTGCCGCAAGATCCGGCCAGTGTCCGCCTTCATTA GTGGCAGCCCTCAGGACATGGAAAGCCAGCTGGGAAACCTGGGGATCCCCCCCGGCTGGTTCTCAGGATTCGGGAGCAGCCAGCCCGCAGGCAGTGGCTCCTGGGAGGGTCTATCCGAGCTGCCCACTCATGGCTATAAACTAAGACATCAAACACAAGGCAGGCCCCGGCCCCCCAGGACCACACCTCCAGGACCTGGTCGGCCCAGT GTACCAGTAACTGGGACACGACAAGAGAATGGGATGGCCACCCGCCTGGATGAGGGGCTGGAGGACTTTTTCAGCCGAAGGGTCATGGATGAAAGCTCCAG CTACCCCCGGACTCTGCGGACCCTGCGGCCAGGCCTCTCGGAGCCACCGCTGCCTCCACTCCAGAAGAAGAGACGCAGAGGCCTGTTTCACTTTCGCCGGCCCCGGAGCTTCAAGGGGGACAGGGGGCCAGGGTCCCCCACCActgggctcctcctccctccgcccccacccccacccccaactcaggAGAGCCCGCCCAGCCCAGACCTGCCCAGCCTTGGCAATAACTCCTCCCCCTGttggagcccagaggaggagagCGGCCCCCTCCCTGGATTTGGGGGGAGCCGGGGGCCTTCCTTCCGCAGGAAGATG GGTACGGGCTCAGACCTAGAGGGCAGCGTCCAGGCTTGGCAGAAACGGCGCTCTTCAGATGATGCAG gGCCGGGAGCCTGGAAGCCCCCACCACCGCCCCAAAGCACCAAGCCAAGCTTCAGCGCCATGCGGCGAGCAGAGGCCACGTGGCACATAG cTGAGGAGAGTGCCCCTAACCACAGCTGccagagccccagcccagcctctctggatggggaggaggagaaggaagggggccAATTCCCAGAGAGGACCGTTCCAGTTCCCGCTAGGAATGCCAAG CTGCAAGACCCCCCGTTAGCTCCACGGCCCCCCAAGCCAGTGGCTGTGCCCAGGGGCCGCCGGCCCCCCCAGGagccagggggcagggaggaggctgaggctgggggtgcGGTCCCAGGAATGAACAAACCCCGGCTGAGGCTGGGCTCGCAGCAGGACCAAGAGGAGCCCGAGGTCCAAG GGCCCCCAGATCCAGGCCGTCGGACTGCCCCCCTGAAGCCCAAGAGGACACGGCGGGCACAGTCCTGTGACAAGCTGGAGCCTGACAGAAGGCAGCCCCCTGACCCCACAG CAGGAACCAGTGAACCAGGAACAGACTGA
- the CARMIL3 gene encoding capping protein, Arp2/3 and myosin-I linker protein 3 isoform X1 has protein sequence MAKPSAELTRELQDSIRRCLSQGAVLQQHRVKLETKPKKFEDRVLALTSWRLHLFPLKVPAKVESSFNVLEIRAFNTLSQNQILVETERGLVSMRLPSAESVDQVTRHVSSALSKVCPGPGCLIRRGNADTPEGPRDTSPNSETSTSTTHSVCGGFSETYAALCDYNGLHCREEVQWDVDTIYHAEDNREFNLLDFSHLESRDLALMVAALAYNQWFTKLYCKDLRLGSEVLEQVLHTLSKSGSLEELVLDNAGLKTDFVQKLAGVFGENGSCVLHALTLSHNPIEDKGFLSLSQQLLCFPTGLTKLCLAKTAISPRGLQALGQTFGTNPAFASSLRYLDLSKNPGLLATDEANALYSFLAQPNALVHLDLAGTDCAIDLLLGALLHGCCSHLTYLNLARNSCSHRKGREAPPAFKQFFSSAYTLSHVNLSATRLPLEALRALLQGLSLNSHLSDLHLDLSSCELRSAGAQALQEQLGAVTCVGSLDLSDNGFDSDLLTLVPALGKNKSLKHLFLGKNFNVKAKTLEEILHKLVQLIQEEDCSLQSLSVADSRLKLRTSILINALGSNTCLAKVDLSGNGMEDIGAKMLSKALQINSSLRTILWDRNNTSALGFLDIARALESNHTLRFMSFPVSDISQAYRSAPERTEDVWQKIQWCLVRNNHSQTCPQEQAFRLQQGLVTSSAEQMLQRLCGRVQEEVRALRLCPLEPVQDELLYARDLIKDAKNSRALFPSLYELGHVLANDGPVRQRLESVASEVSKAVDKELQVILESMVSLTQELCPVAMRVAEGHNKMLSNVAERVTVPRNFIRGALLEQAGQDIQNKLDEVKLSVVTYLTNSIVDEILQELYHSHKSLARHLAQLKTLSDPPSGPGQGQDLSSRGRGRNHDHEETTDDELGTNIDTMAIKKQKRCRKIRPVSAFISGSPQDMESQLGNLGIPPGWFSGFGSSQPAGSGSWEGLSELPTHGYKLRHQTQGRPRPPRTTPPGPGRPSQVPVTGTRQENGMATRLDEGLEDFFSRRVMDESSSYPRTLRTLRPGLSEPPLPPLQKKRRRGLFHFRRPRSFKGDRGPGSPTTGLLLPPPPPPPPTQESPPSPDLPSLGNNSSPCWSPEEESGPLPGFGGSRGPSFRRKMGTGSDLEGSVQAWQKRRSSDDAGPGAWKPPPPPQSTKPSFSAMRRAEATWHIAEESAPNHSCQSPSPASLDGEEEKEGGQFPERTVPVPARNAKLQDPPLAPRPPKPVAVPRGRRPPQEPGGREEAEAGGAVPGMNKPRLRLGSQQDQEEPEVQGPPDPGRRTAPLKPKRTRRAQSCDKLEPDRRQPPDPTAGTSEPGTD, from the exons ATGGCCAAGCCCAGCGCGGAGCTCACCCGCGAGCTGCAAG ACAGCATCAGAAGGTGCCTAAGCCAAGGGGCTGTGCTCCAACAACATCGGGTGAAGCTAGAAACGAAGCCCAAGAAGTTTGAAGATCGAGTTCTG GCCCTGACTTCCTGGcgcctccacctcttcccccttaAAGTCCCAGCCAAG gtGGAGAGCTCCTTCAATGTCCTAGAAATCCGCGCCTTCAATACACTCAGTCAGAACCAG ATCCTAGTGGAGACAGAGCGTGGCCTGGTGAGCATGAGGCTGCCATCGGCTGAGAGCGTGGACCAGGTGACACGACATGTGAGCTCTGCCCTCTCCAAGGTCTGCCCTGGCCCTGG GTGTCTAATCCGTCGTGGAAATGCTGACACCCCAGAAGGGCCCCGAGACACGTCCCCCAACTCTGAGACTTCCACATCGACCACTCACAGTGTCTGTG GTGGCTTCTCTGAGACCTATGCTGCCTTGTGTGACTACAATGGGCTGCACTGCCGTGAGGAGGTGCAATGG GATGTGGACACCATCTATCATGCCGAGGATAACCGGGAGTTCAATCTTTTGGATTTCAGCCACTTGGAAAGCCG AGACTTGGCCCTAATGGTGGCAGCCCTGGCCTACAACCAGTGGTTCACCAAACTCTACTGCAAGGACCTGCGGCTG GGCTCTGAAGTGCTAGAACAGGTGCTACATACCCTGAGCAAGTCCGGGAGCCTTGAAGAGCTGGTGCTGGACAACGCTGGGCTTAAGAC GGACTTTGTCCAGAAGCTGGCCGGGGTGTTTGGGGAGAACGGGAGCTGTGTGCTGCATGCCCTCACTCTGTCCCACAACCCCATCGAGGACAAGG GCTTCCTCAGTCTGAGTCAGCAGCTCCTCTGCTTCCCCACTGGCCTCACCAAACTGTGCCTGGCCAAGACTGCTATTTCCCCTCGAG GGCTCCAGGCACTGGGCCAGACGTTCGGGACCAACCCAGCCTTTGCCAGCTCCCTTCGATACCTGGACCTGAGCAAGAACCCTGGGCTGCTTGCCACAGATGAGGCCAAT GCTCTCTACAGTTTCCTGGCCCAGCCCAATGCTCTGGTGCACCTGGACCTGGCAGGGACTGACTGCGCCATTGACTTG CTTCTGGGAGCCCTGCTCCACGGCTGCTGCTCCCACTTAACCTACCTCAACCTGGCACGCAACAGCTGCTCCCACAG GAAGGGCCGAGAGGCCCCGCCCGCCTTCAAGCAGTTCTTCAGCAGCGCCTACACCCTGAGCCACGTCAACCTGTCAGCCACGAGGCTGCCCCTGGAGGCCCTCAG GGCACTGCTCCAGGGCCTCTCCCTCAACAGTCACCTCAGTGATCTGCACCTGGACCTCAGCAGCTGTGAG CTCCGTTCAGCAGGAGCCCAGGCTTTGCAGGAGCAGCTGGGGGCTGTCACCTGTGTGGGCAGCCTGGATCTATCAGACAATG GGTTTGACTCGGACCTCCTGACACTGGTGCCCGCACTTGGCAAAAACAAGTCCCTCAAGCACCTGTTCCTGGGCAAGAACTTCAATGTCAAGGCCAA GACCCTGGAGGAGATCCTTCACAAGCTGGTGCAATTGATCCAAGAAGAGGACTGT TCCCTGCAGTCGCTGTCAGTGGCAGACTCAAGGCTGAAGCTCCGCACCAGCATCCTCATCAATGCCTTGGGCAGCAACACCTGCCTGGCTAAGGTGGATCTGAGCGGCAATGGCATGGAGGACATCGGGGCCAAGATGCTGTCTAAGGCCCTGCAAATAAACTCCTCCCTCAG AACCATCCTATGGGATCGGAACAACACGTCTGCCCTGGGCTTTCTGGACATTGCGAGGGCCCTGGAGAG CAACCACACACTGCGCTTCATGTCCTTCCCCGTGAGTGACATCTCCCAAGCCTACCGCAGCGCCCCAGAGCGCACTGAGGATGTCTGGCAGAAG ATCCAGTGGTGCTTGGTGAGGAACAACCACTCTCAGACGTGCCCCCAGGAGCAGGCCTTCAGGCTGCAGCAGGGCCTGGTGACCAGCAGCGCCGAGCAA ATGCTGCAGCGGCTGTGTGGCCGAGTACAGGAGGAGGTTCGGGCCCTGAGGCTGTGCCCCCTGGAGCCTGTGCAGGATGAGCTACTTTATGCTCGGGACCTCATCAAGGATGCCAAAAACTCACGGGCG CTGTTTCCCAGCCTCTATGAGCTGGGCCATGTACTGGCCAACGACGGGCCTGTCCGACAGAGGCTGGAGTCAGTTGCCAGTGAGGTGTCCAAGGCTGTGGACAAGGAACTGCAG GTGATCCTGGAGTCGATGGTCAGCCTTACGCAGGAGTTGTGTCCCGTGGCCATGCGAGTGGCTGAGGGGCACAACAAGATGCTAAGCAACGTGGCTGAGCGCGTCACTGTGCCCCGGAACTTCATCCGCGGGGCGCTGCTGGAGCAGGCAGGACAGGACATTCAGAACAAGCTGGA TGAAGTAAAGCTCTCAGTCGTCACCTACTTGACCAACTCCATAGTGGATGAGATCCTGCAGGAGCTATACCATTCCCACAAAAGCCTG GCCCGGCACCTGGCCCAGCTAAAGACACTGTCAGATCCACCATCAGGGCCAGGCCAAGGGCAGGATCTGTCCTCCCGGGGCCGAGGCCGGAACCATGACCATGAGGAGACCACAGATGATGAACTTGGGACCAACATT GACACCATGGCCATCAAAAAGCAGAAACGCTGCCGCAAGATCCGGCCAGTGTCCGCCTTCATTA GTGGCAGCCCTCAGGACATGGAAAGCCAGCTGGGAAACCTGGGGATCCCCCCCGGCTGGTTCTCAGGATTCGGGAGCAGCCAGCCCGCAGGCAGTGGCTCCTGGGAGGGTCTATCCGAGCTGCCCACTCATGGCTATAAACTAAGACATCAAACACAAGGCAGGCCCCGGCCCCCCAGGACCACACCTCCAGGACCTGGTCGGCCCAGT CAGGTACCAGTAACTGGGACACGACAAGAGAATGGGATGGCCACCCGCCTGGATGAGGGGCTGGAGGACTTTTTCAGCCGAAGGGTCATGGATGAAAGCTCCAG CTACCCCCGGACTCTGCGGACCCTGCGGCCAGGCCTCTCGGAGCCACCGCTGCCTCCACTCCAGAAGAAGAGACGCAGAGGCCTGTTTCACTTTCGCCGGCCCCGGAGCTTCAAGGGGGACAGGGGGCCAGGGTCCCCCACCActgggctcctcctccctccgcccccacccccacccccaactcaggAGAGCCCGCCCAGCCCAGACCTGCCCAGCCTTGGCAATAACTCCTCCCCCTGttggagcccagaggaggagagCGGCCCCCTCCCTGGATTTGGGGGGAGCCGGGGGCCTTCCTTCCGCAGGAAGATG GGTACGGGCTCAGACCTAGAGGGCAGCGTCCAGGCTTGGCAGAAACGGCGCTCTTCAGATGATGCAG gGCCGGGAGCCTGGAAGCCCCCACCACCGCCCCAAAGCACCAAGCCAAGCTTCAGCGCCATGCGGCGAGCAGAGGCCACGTGGCACATAG cTGAGGAGAGTGCCCCTAACCACAGCTGccagagccccagcccagcctctctggatggggaggaggagaaggaagggggccAATTCCCAGAGAGGACCGTTCCAGTTCCCGCTAGGAATGCCAAG CTGCAAGACCCCCCGTTAGCTCCACGGCCCCCCAAGCCAGTGGCTGTGCCCAGGGGCCGCCGGCCCCCCCAGGagccagggggcagggaggaggctgaggctgggggtgcGGTCCCAGGAATGAACAAACCCCGGCTGAGGCTGGGCTCGCAGCAGGACCAAGAGGAGCCCGAGGTCCAAG GGCCCCCAGATCCAGGCCGTCGGACTGCCCCCCTGAAGCCCAAGAGGACACGGCGGGCACAGTCCTGTGACAAGCTGGAGCCTGACAGAAGGCAGCCCCCTGACCCCACAG CAGGAACCAGTGAACCAGGAACAGACTGA